A part of Caretta caretta isolate rCarCar2 chromosome 1, rCarCar1.hap1, whole genome shotgun sequence genomic DNA contains:
- the LOC125640895 gene encoding olfactory receptor 52E2-like, with product MSVSNTTHFTNPSTFILLGIPGLEAAHSLISIPFCTMYAIAILGNFTILLIVKRETSLHGPMYYFLCMLAVTDLVLSTSILPKMLSIFWLNSREINFSACLTQLYFIHCFSVMESGIFVAMAFDRYVAICHPLRHFTILRNSVVAKISLAVVLRGGMLVLPFLLLARQWPYCRTNIIPHSYCEHIALVKLACADIRISSYYGLFVLFFVTGVDVFFITMSYIQILRAIFSLPTKDIRIKTFGTCSSHLGVILTFYIPVLFSLLTHRFGHNVPLHFHILMANVYLLVPPMLNPIIYGVRTQEIWDRLLHLFTHKGI from the coding sequence ATGTCAGTTTCCAACACAACTcacttcaccaacccctccaccttcattctgctgggcattcctggcctggaggcggCCCATTCCTTGATCTCCATCCCTTTTTGCACCATGTACGCCATAGCTATCTTGGGAAACTTCACAATCCTGCTAATAGTGAAGAGGGAGACGAGCCTCCatgggcccatgtactatttcctctgcatgctggctgtCACCGACCTGGTCTTGTCTACGTCTATCCTccccaaaatgctgagcatcttctggttgaattccagggagatcaatttcagtgcctgcctcacccagctgtacttcattcactgcttctcagtgatggagtctgggatctttgtggccatggcttttgatcgctacgtggccatctgTCATCCCTTGAGACATTTCACCATCCTGAGAAACTCTGTGGTGGCAAAGATCAGCCTGGCCGTGGTGCTGCGTGGAGGCATGCTTGTACTGCCCTTTCTCCTCCTGGCGAGGCAatggccatattgcagaaccaacatcatCCCCCACTCGTACTGTGAGCACATAGCCTTGGTGAAACTGGCTTGCGCAGACATCCGCATCAGCAGTTACTACGGCCTCTTTGTGTTATTCTTTGTGACCGGTGTGGATGTGTTTTTTATCACCATGTCCTATatccagatcctcagggccatcttcagcctccccacaaaggacaTCCGGATCAAGACTTTtgggacctgcagctcccacctcggtgtcattttaaccttttacatcccaGTTCTCTTCTCCTTACTCACACACCGGTTCGGGCATAATGTGCCCCTGCATTTCCATATTCTCATGGCCAATGTGTACCTCCTGGTGCCCCCCATGCTGAACCCCATCATCTACGGGGTGAGGACCCAAGAGATTTGGGACAGGCTGCTCCATCTCTTTACTCATAAAGGAATTTAA